In Mytilus galloprovincialis chromosome 1, xbMytGall1.hap1.1, whole genome shotgun sequence, the following are encoded in one genomic region:
- the LOC143045332 gene encoding dynamin-1-like protein, giving the protein MEGLIPVINKLQDVFNTVGSETIQLPQIVVIGNQSSGKSSVIEGLVGKDFLPRGTGIVTRRPLILQLIHVSKNDTETRFQEGSGDAIKAEEWAKFLHTKNKIYTDFDEIRKEIENETDRMGGTNKGVCPEPISLKIFSPKVVNLTLVDLPGLTKVPVGDQPEDIEDQIIELSHKYITNPNSIILAVTAANTDMATSESLKLAKDIDPDGRRTLAVITKLDLMDHGTDAMEALCGRVIPVKLGIIGVVNRSQADINHRKDMKDAMTDEASFLQRKYPSIANRNGTLFLAKTLNRLLMHHIRDCLPELKTRVNVMIAQFQSLLNSFGVPVDDKSQLLLQIITRFAAAYCNTIEGTAKNIETTELCGGARICYIFHETFGRTLESVDPIGGLTTFDILTAIRNATGPRPALFVPEISFELLVKRQMKRLEEPSLRCIELVHEEMQRIIQHCGTQQEMLRFPKLHEKIVDVVTNLLRRRLPPTNTMVENLMSIELAYINTKHPDFTEAHLIHKALSEGNSLGHSFDHHRSIEQHKVQESRPKQSAHEAVSTKGWKLGSLMSGGRSEADSTSEQGSRAGSASSSLVGSPAHSRKGINLLDNVPSQQNTRKLSQREQRDCDVIERLINSYFLIVKKNIQDNVPKAIMHFLVNHVKDNLQSELVSQLYKKEEIDYLLEESEHMAARRKEAQEMTQALQRASHIIGEIRETHLW; this is encoded by the exons agttcAGGAAAAAGTTCTGTGATTGAAGGATTAGTTGGGAAAGATTTTTTACCAAGAGGAACTGGCATTGTTACAAGACGTCCTCTTATTCTACAATTGATACATGTTAGTAAAAATGATACAGAAACAAGATTCCAGGAAGGAAGTGGAG ATGCAATAAAAGCAGAAGAATGGGCCAAGTTTCTACACACAAAGAACAAAATTTACACAGATTTTGATGAGATTCGAAAGGAAATAGAAAATGAGACAGATCGAATGGGGGGAACTAATAAG GGAGTTTGTCCAGAGCCTATAAGTTTAAAGATATTTTCACCAAAGGTTGTAAATTTGACATTAGTTGACCTCCCAGGATTGACTAAGGTTCCTGTTGGAGACCAGCCAGAAGATATTGAGGACCAGATTATAGAGCTGAGTCATAAATACATCACCAATCCAAACTCTATTATACTAGCAGTGACAGCAGCTAATACAGATATGGCCACTTCAGAGTCATTAAAACTTGCAAAAGATATAGATCCTGATG GTCGCAGAACTTTGGCAGTAATAACCAAATTAGATTTAATGGATCATGGAACAGATGCAATGGAAGCTTTATGTGGTCGTGTCATTCCTGTTAAACTTGGTATTATTGGTGTCGTCAACAGAAGTCAAGCTGATATTAACCATAGAAAG GACATGAAAGATGCTATGACAGATGAGGCATCATTTCTGCAAAGAAAATACCCATCAATAGCAAATAGAAATGGTACATTATTCTTAGCCAAGACTCTTAACCGG TTATTGATGCATCACATTAGGGACTGTTTACCTGAATTGAAGACAAGAGTTAATGTGATGATTGCCCAGTTCCAGTCACTACTTAATTCATTTGGTGTACCCGTTGATGATAAA AGTCAGTTATTACTACAGATTATCACCAGATTTGCAGCAGCTTACTGTAATACCATAGAGGGAACTGCTAAAAATATTGAAACCACAGAATT ATGTGGAGGAGCAAGGATCTGTTACATCTTTCATGAAACTTTTGGTAGAACATTAGAATCAGTAGATCCCATAGGGGGCCTCACAACTTTTGATATTCTAACAGCTATAAGGAATGCAACA ggaCCAAGACCTGCATTGTTTGTGCCTGAAATATCGTTTGAACTGTTAGTAAAGCGACAAATGAAACGATTAGAAGAGCCAAGTTTACGTTGTATAGAATTAGTTCATGAAGAAATGCAGAGAATTATTCAACATTGTGGAACACAg cAAGAGATGCTCCGATTTCCAAAGTTACATGAGAAAATTGTAGATGTAGTCACAAATTTGTTACGAAGAAGGTTACCTCCAACTAACACAATG GTAGAAAATTTAATGTCCATTGAGTTAGCATATATAAATACCAAACATCCAGACTTCACAGAAGCACACTTAATACACAAAGCTTTGTCGGAAGGTAATAGTTTAGGTCATTCCTTTGACCATCACAGATCTATCGAACAACATAAAGTACAAGAGTCTAGACCAAAGCAG AGTGCACATGAAGCCGTATCAACCAAAGGATGGAAGTTAGGTAGTTTAATGTCCGGTGGAAGATCTGAGGCTGATAGTACCTCAGAACAGGGATCCAGAGCAGGAAGTGCTTCCAGTAGTTTAGTCGGTTCACCTGCACATTCTAGGAAGGGTATTAATTTACTTGATAATGTG CCAAGTCAACAAAATACAAGAAAACTTTCCCAAAGAGAACAGAGAGACTGTGATGTAATAG AGAGATTAATAAACAGTTATTTCCTAATAGTCAAAAAGAATATACAAGATAATGTACCAAAAGCTATAATGCATTTCTTGGTAAACCATGTGAAAGACAATTTACAAAGTGAATTAGTGAGTCAATTATACAAGAAAGAAGAAATAGATTATTTATTAGAGGAATCAGAACACATGGCTGCTAGGAGAAAAGAGGCACAAGAAATGACACAG gcATTACAGAGAGCTAGTCATATAATTGGAGAAATTAGAGAAACTCATCTGTGGTGA